From a single bacterium genomic region:
- a CDS encoding DNRLRE domain-containing protein codes for MRLPIFLIFAALLVAGCEPGSDNPLGGELNDRPDQEVLTLILEPGPGWADTGYYGYGNTNGALVDSVGRVDDTLVRCLVNFKIADLPDEVTSESLYRARVEYYYAEAPGIANWRPFSQGNLTVDVYAVTNEWEHDETTWLTRTEDEDWDDPGADYDGPFGSFVLDEPPTGYGEIRSFDVTSLVAWWLDNPDDENGLLLKAQDEAAARVVKEFYSDDIDTPSNRPHLVVVWESASGEKKEASLEAWQDVVIADDLSQPDSRIYGSTAELPLCATFGTGGRLVFNFDLSLLPDEATVNLAELELYSDFPGRDSVVGIAVHPLEDDFSEGDDQGDLRRLALSDTQVTGQLDPAPPGYVKIDVTSIIQDWITGEEDQHGLVIKLATEQGYEDPIRLWTQEAAESRRPRLVVKYTLPPDYWYDREPEERATSY; via the coding sequence GTGAGACTACCGATTTTTTTGATTTTTGCCGCGCTCCTGGTCGCCGGCTGCGAGCCGGGGTCCGACAATCCCCTGGGGGGCGAGCTCAACGACCGCCCGGACCAGGAAGTCCTGACCCTCATCCTCGAGCCCGGCCCGGGATGGGCGGACACCGGCTACTACGGCTACGGCAACACCAACGGCGCGCTCGTGGATTCCGTGGGCCGGGTGGACGACACCCTGGTCCGCTGCCTGGTGAACTTCAAAATCGCCGACCTGCCCGACGAGGTGACGTCGGAGAGCCTGTACCGCGCCCGGGTGGAGTACTACTACGCCGAGGCCCCCGGCATCGCCAACTGGCGCCCCTTCTCCCAGGGGAACCTGACCGTGGACGTCTACGCGGTTACGAACGAGTGGGAGCACGACGAGACCACCTGGCTCACGCGCACCGAGGACGAGGACTGGGACGACCCCGGCGCGGATTACGACGGTCCCTTCGGCTCCTTCGTCCTCGACGAGCCCCCCACGGGCTACGGCGAAATCAGGAGCTTCGACGTGACCTCCCTGGTCGCCTGGTGGCTGGACAACCCCGACGACGAGAACGGCCTGCTTTTGAAAGCCCAGGACGAGGCCGCCGCCCGGGTCGTCAAGGAGTTCTACTCCGACGATATAGACACCCCGAGCAACCGCCCCCACCTGGTGGTCGTGTGGGAGTCCGCCTCGGGGGAAAAGAAGGAGGCCTCGCTGGAGGCCTGGCAGGACGTGGTCATCGCGGACGACCTCTCGCAGCCCGACTCGCGGATTTACGGCTCGACCGCGGAGCTGCCGCTCTGCGCGACCTTCGGCACCGGCGGGCGGCTGGTCTTCAACTTCGATCTCTCACTTCTCCCCGACGAGGCCACGGTCAACCTGGCCGAGCTGGAGCTTTACTCGGACTTCCCCGGCCGCGACAGCGTGGTCGGCATCGCCGTGCATCCCCTCGAGGATGACTTCTCCGAGGGGGACGACCAGGGCGACCTGCGGCGGCTGGCGCTCTCCGACACCCAGGTGACCGGCCAGCTCGACCCCGCCCCGCCCGGCTACGTCAAGATAGACGTCACCTCCATCATCCAGGACTGGATTACGGGGGAGGAGGACCAGCACGGTCTGGTGATCAAGTTGGCCACGGAGCAGGGCTACGAGGACCCCATCCGCCTGTGGACCCAGGAGGCCGCGGAGAGCCGCCGGCCCCGCCTGGTCGTCAAGTACACCCTCCCGCCGGATTACTGGTACGACCGCGAGCCGGAGGAGCGTGCGACCTCATATTGA